One Tomitella gaofuii DNA segment encodes these proteins:
- a CDS encoding glycosyltransferase family 87 protein — MPSTDLLLPRTAWTRSAAIKAAMWPIAVFTVLHRVLSLAVQGAHTDDFNPVYDAAWRFWQHLPIYGGDLDTVTPHYLYPPGGTLLLSPLGLINYEWSRWLFIAANAVAIIIAGYLLLRLFDYGIRSVAAPVLLFAMFFTETVSNTLIFSNVNGIVLLCEVLFLTLMVRGHHLWAGVPMGLTIAIKPVLAPILLLPLLKKQWRPFVAALGIPLILNAAAWPLITDSTEFINHTLPYLTEARDYFNSALVGAGAYFGVAEPLVWVVRILLGLTVLVSLYLLFRFHRADERFYLCTGTGVLLTASFLLGSLGQQYYSMLVFPLMMTVVLRNSVVRTWPAWVAAYLFLSFDSWYSSRFIMTGKTIESLRATFGWALLLVVIFTVLLNRYLAARAQGRLDGGIDPLPPDGPARSASAQRRPHDRGDEQDRGAPAGAPSADGDGTDGRDENSGDGPAGAQSITVGT; from the coding sequence GTGCCGTCGACCGATCTCCTCCTGCCCCGCACCGCATGGACCCGCTCCGCGGCCATCAAGGCCGCGATGTGGCCGATCGCCGTGTTCACCGTGCTCCACCGCGTGCTGTCGCTGGCGGTGCAGGGGGCGCACACCGACGACTTCAACCCGGTCTACGACGCGGCATGGCGGTTCTGGCAGCACCTGCCCATCTACGGCGGCGACCTCGACACCGTCACCCCGCACTACCTGTACCCGCCGGGCGGGACCCTGCTGCTCTCCCCGCTGGGCCTGATCAACTACGAGTGGTCGCGGTGGCTGTTCATCGCGGCCAACGCCGTGGCGATCATCATCGCCGGCTACCTGCTGCTGCGGCTGTTCGACTACGGCATCCGGTCCGTGGCCGCGCCCGTACTGCTGTTCGCCATGTTCTTCACCGAGACCGTGTCGAACACTCTCATCTTCAGCAACGTCAACGGGATCGTTCTGCTCTGCGAGGTCCTGTTCCTCACGCTGATGGTCCGCGGACACCACCTGTGGGCCGGCGTGCCCATGGGCCTGACCATCGCGATCAAGCCGGTGCTGGCGCCGATCCTGCTGCTGCCGCTGCTCAAGAAGCAGTGGCGCCCGTTCGTCGCCGCTCTCGGCATCCCGCTGATCCTCAACGCCGCGGCGTGGCCCCTGATCACCGACTCGACCGAGTTCATCAACCACACGCTCCCCTACCTCACCGAGGCGCGCGACTACTTCAACAGCGCCCTCGTCGGCGCGGGCGCCTACTTCGGGGTCGCCGAGCCGCTCGTGTGGGTGGTGCGGATCCTCCTGGGGCTGACGGTGCTCGTGTCGCTGTATCTGCTCTTCCGCTTCCACCGCGCCGACGAACGGTTCTACCTGTGCACAGGCACCGGCGTGCTGCTCACGGCGTCGTTCCTGCTGGGGTCGCTGGGCCAGCAGTACTACTCGATGCTCGTGTTCCCGTTGATGATGACGGTGGTGCTGCGCAACTCCGTGGTGCGCACCTGGCCGGCGTGGGTGGCGGCCTACCTGTTCCTCAGCTTCGACAGCTGGTACTCGTCGCGGTTCATCATGACCGGCAAGACCATCGAATCGCTGCGGGCCACGTTCGGCTGGGCCCTGCTGCTCGTGGTCATCTTCACGGTGCTGCTCAACCGGTACCTCGCGGCCCGGGCGCAGGGTCGGCTCGACGGCGGCATCGACCCGCTCCCGCCGGACGGACCCGCCCGGAGTGCCTCCGCGCAACGTCGCCCTCACGACCGCGGAGACGAGCAGGACCGGGGCGCTCCGGCCGGGGCGCCTTCCGCGGACGGCGACGGGACGGACGGGCGGGACGAGAACTCCGGCGATGGCCCGGCGGGTGCGCAGAGTATTACCGTGGGGACATGA
- a CDS encoding alpha/beta hydrolase → MRRSDKYPSAGIALAGAALAGAVLSGCAAGPSMPPDYAVAGQAQGSPATPTTTAPPPPPHAGVPQQQPRWRPCRTDPTVGLPPGPDGLVIECATITGPLDPATSQSDVGIDLTRARTAATPQDAAPLVLMAGSDQSSRSALAGLATGTGGAVVDARPVVAVDRRGTGPSTDPACFTGTDAADLTAAGRGGDPVARAQSMMDTVNRVTVSCTDVLRPAVDAFDAVHAASDIDTLRNYWGVDKIALLTLGDASDVALAYQANVPGHLARLIMDSPGPLRVDAATTAERRAQADQAALARFVSDCTATGCAAGPDPARTLGTLLDSAEMGLIRGVSSGSVLTVVRQTLADSARPWDQRVARLGELIGGAARGEVDALRVFADAQAVTSGEFVAQCSDAPPPATPDQSHTAQTDWAGKYPVFGADAAVRMLTCASWPSHQEPDLPEGFDVPVLLFSGAADTVVGSGAVDSVTAAIARTGSPAATVTWEGVGHGALWGSGCAVEQLGRYLDDAAIPPGGTACPV, encoded by the coding sequence GTGCGTCGATCAGACAAGTACCCGTCCGCCGGCATCGCCCTCGCGGGAGCGGCCCTCGCGGGAGCGGTCCTTTCGGGGTGCGCGGCGGGGCCTTCCATGCCCCCGGACTATGCGGTCGCCGGCCAGGCGCAGGGATCACCGGCCACGCCGACCACCACCGCGCCTCCCCCGCCGCCGCACGCCGGGGTGCCGCAGCAGCAGCCGCGCTGGCGGCCCTGCCGCACCGACCCCACCGTCGGGCTCCCCCCGGGCCCGGACGGCCTCGTCATCGAATGCGCGACGATCACCGGCCCGCTCGACCCTGCCACGTCGCAGTCGGACGTGGGCATCGACCTCACCCGCGCGCGCACCGCGGCGACCCCCCAGGACGCTGCCCCGCTGGTCCTCATGGCGGGAAGCGACCAGTCCTCGCGCAGCGCGCTCGCCGGCCTGGCGACAGGCACGGGCGGCGCGGTGGTCGACGCGCGCCCGGTGGTGGCCGTGGACCGCCGCGGCACCGGGCCGTCCACCGATCCCGCCTGCTTCACCGGCACCGACGCCGCCGACCTCACCGCGGCGGGGCGCGGAGGTGACCCGGTGGCCCGCGCGCAGTCCATGATGGACACCGTCAACCGCGTCACCGTCTCGTGCACCGACGTGCTGCGGCCCGCCGTCGACGCGTTCGACGCCGTGCACGCCGCCTCCGACATCGACACGCTCCGCAATTACTGGGGCGTCGACAAGATCGCGCTGCTCACCCTGGGCGACGCGTCCGACGTGGCATTGGCGTACCAGGCCAATGTGCCCGGCCACTTGGCGCGCCTGATCATGGACTCGCCCGGCCCGCTGCGCGTCGACGCCGCGACCACCGCCGAGCGCAGGGCCCAGGCCGATCAGGCGGCGCTCGCCCGGTTCGTCTCCGACTGCACGGCCACCGGCTGCGCAGCGGGTCCCGACCCGGCGCGCACCCTCGGCACGCTGCTCGACTCGGCGGAGATGGGCCTGATCCGGGGCGTGAGCAGCGGCTCGGTGCTCACCGTCGTCCGGCAGACGCTCGCCGACTCCGCGCGGCCGTGGGACCAGCGGGTGGCCCGGCTCGGCGAGCTCATCGGCGGAGCCGCGCGCGGCGAGGTGGACGCGTTGCGCGTGTTCGCCGATGCGCAGGCCGTCACCAGCGGCGAGTTCGTGGCGCAGTGCAGCGACGCGCCGCCGCCGGCCACGCCGGACCAGTCGCACACCGCGCAGACGGACTGGGCGGGCAAGTACCCCGTGTTCGGCGCGGACGCCGCCGTCCGGATGCTCACCTGCGCGTCCTGGCCGTCGCACCAGGAGCCGGATCTGCCCGAGGGCTTCGACGTGCCGGTGCTGCTGTTCTCCGGCGCGGCGGACACCGTGGTGGGTTCCGGCGCGGTGGATTCGGTGACCGCCGCGATCGCGCGCACCGGTTCGCCTGCTGCGACCGTGACCTGGGAGGGGGTGGGACACGGGGCACTGTGGGGATCGGGCTGCGCCGTCGAGCAGCTCGGCCGCTATCTCGACGATGCCGCGATCCCCCCGGGGGGCACCGCCTGCCCGGTCTGA
- the hemE gene encoding uroporphyrinogen decarboxylase has protein sequence MAEFPTPASDAATPPAGRPGPARRDLTDAPLIAAAHGRTPSRRPVWFMRQAGRSLPEYRRVREGIGMLESCFTPDLACEITLQPVRRHDVDAAVLFSDIVVPLKAAGVDLDIVAGRGPVMAEAVRTRAGVDALPRLMAEQVGPVAETIRLLVGELGRVPLVGFAGAPFTLASYLVEGGPSRNHEHTKALMYGEPDTWHALMGLLTDNTITFLRAQIAAGVDAVQLFDSWAGALSLADYREYVKPHSERVFAEVAGAGIPRIHFGVGTGELLAEMADAGADVVGVDWRVPLDDAARRIGGGQALQGNLDPAVLFADAPTVRRKAVEVLEAGERAVRAGAAGHVFNLGHGVLPDTDPDMLTRLVEWVHEY, from the coding sequence ATGGCTGAGTTCCCGACCCCCGCTTCCGACGCCGCGACGCCGCCTGCGGGCCGGCCCGGCCCCGCCCGCCGCGACCTCACCGACGCGCCGCTGATCGCCGCGGCGCACGGGCGCACGCCCTCGCGCCGCCCCGTGTGGTTCATGCGGCAGGCGGGCCGTTCGCTTCCCGAGTACCGGCGGGTCCGTGAAGGCATCGGCATGCTCGAATCGTGCTTCACCCCCGACCTCGCCTGCGAGATCACGCTGCAGCCGGTGCGCCGGCACGACGTGGACGCAGCGGTGCTGTTCTCCGACATCGTCGTGCCGCTCAAGGCCGCCGGGGTGGACCTGGACATCGTCGCCGGGCGGGGCCCGGTGATGGCGGAGGCGGTGCGCACCCGCGCCGGGGTCGACGCGCTGCCGCGTCTGATGGCCGAGCAGGTGGGCCCGGTGGCCGAGACGATCCGGTTGCTGGTGGGCGAGCTGGGGCGCGTGCCGCTCGTGGGTTTCGCCGGCGCTCCGTTCACGCTCGCGTCCTACTTGGTGGAGGGCGGTCCCAGCCGCAACCACGAGCACACCAAGGCGCTGATGTACGGCGAACCGGACACCTGGCACGCCCTCATGGGCCTGTTGACGGACAACACGATCACCTTCCTGCGCGCGCAGATCGCGGCGGGGGTCGACGCGGTCCAGCTGTTCGACTCGTGGGCGGGCGCGCTGTCTCTCGCCGATTACCGCGAATACGTCAAGCCGCACTCGGAACGGGTGTTCGCCGAGGTGGCGGGGGCCGGCATCCCGCGCATCCACTTCGGCGTGGGCACCGGGGAGCTGCTGGCGGAGATGGCGGACGCGGGCGCCGACGTGGTGGGGGTGGACTGGCGGGTGCCGCTGGACGACGCCGCCCGGCGGATCGGCGGCGGCCAGGCCCTGCAGGGCAACCTGGACCCGGCGGTGCTTTTCGCCGACGCGCCGACGGTGCGCCGCAAGGCAGTGGAGGTGCTCGAGGCGGGCGAACGGGCCGTGCGGGCGGGGGCGGCCGGGCACGTCTTCAACCTGGGGCACGGGGTGCTGCCGGACACGGATCCGGACATGCTCACCCGGCTCGTGGAATGGGTGCACGAGTACTGA
- a CDS encoding DUF3000 domain-containing protein: MTSGLQAEPAVFRVAVDAMNSASVRREIALGPIRPPQRLAPYSYAVGAEVRHDDADAAPVPEQSEGDAFGRLILLYDPQGDDAWNGTFRLVSYVQADLDSAVASDPLLPEVAWSWLQEALQQRGVVINSLGGTVTSTTSVRYGDIAGPPRAHQLEMRASWTPDQAAITAHVEAFCELLAQAAGLPPEGVTDLAGRGRS; this comes from the coding sequence ATGACTTCCGGACTGCAGGCGGAACCCGCGGTCTTTCGCGTCGCCGTCGACGCGATGAACTCCGCGTCGGTCCGCCGCGAGATCGCACTCGGACCGATCCGCCCACCCCAGCGCCTCGCCCCCTACAGTTACGCGGTCGGCGCCGAGGTGCGGCACGACGACGCCGACGCCGCCCCCGTGCCGGAACAGTCCGAGGGCGACGCGTTCGGCCGGCTGATCCTGCTGTACGACCCGCAGGGCGACGACGCCTGGAACGGCACATTCCGGCTCGTGTCCTACGTGCAGGCGGACCTCGACTCCGCCGTCGCCTCGGATCCGCTGCTGCCCGAGGTGGCCTGGAGCTGGCTGCAGGAGGCGCTGCAGCAACGCGGCGTCGTGATCAACTCGCTCGGCGGCACGGTCACCTCCACCACGTCGGTGCGCTACGGCGACATCGCCGGCCCGCCGCGTGCGCACCAGCTGGAGATGCGCGCCTCGTGGACTCCCGACCAGGCCGCGATCACCGCGCACGTGGAGGCCTTCTGCGAGCTGCTGGCGCAGGCGGCCGGCCTGCCGCCGGAGGGCGTCACCGATCTGGCAGGGCGCGGCCGCTCCTGA
- a CDS encoding pyrimidine reductase family protein has protein sequence MHRDSNAIQFTALDAPAGGHAPSPAGPLSPDRLAALYAYPEAHGPWMRVNFITSVDGAVAVDGRSGGLGGPGDRRVFGLLRALADVIVVGAGTVRAENYGGARIPAEDRRRRVAAGRPEIPRIAVVSATARIDPSHRLFHDTAVPPLVIVSSAADPVHVRALEEAGTEIAVLPDRPRESGAGPGAARPDVAGIAPILAARGLTRILCEGGPNLTGRLLAAGAVDELCLTVAPVLVGGNAPRMAVGPASTPAPLTRRHLLAGDDGALFTRWTVARGRDER, from the coding sequence TGACAGTAATGCGATCCAGTTCACAGCCTTGGATGCTCCCGCCGGGGGCCATGCACCGTCCCCCGCCGGCCCGCTCTCCCCGGACCGGCTGGCCGCGCTGTACGCGTACCCGGAGGCGCACGGCCCCTGGATGCGGGTCAACTTCATCACCAGCGTGGACGGCGCCGTGGCCGTCGACGGCCGGTCCGGGGGGCTCGGCGGCCCCGGCGACCGCCGTGTGTTCGGCCTGCTGCGCGCCCTGGCCGACGTCATCGTGGTCGGCGCCGGCACCGTGCGGGCGGAGAACTACGGGGGTGCGCGGATCCCCGCCGAGGACCGCCGGCGGCGGGTGGCCGCGGGCCGGCCGGAGATCCCGCGGATCGCCGTGGTCAGCGCGACGGCGCGCATCGACCCGTCGCACCGGCTGTTCCACGACACCGCGGTCCCGCCCCTCGTCATCGTCTCCTCGGCGGCCGACCCGGTCCACGTGCGGGCGCTCGAGGAGGCGGGCACGGAGATCGCGGTGCTGCCGGACCGGCCCCGGGAGTCCGGTGCCGGGCCCGGCGCTGCACGGCCCGACGTGGCCGGCATCGCACCGATACTCGCCGCCCGCGGGCTGACCCGCATCCTGTGCGAGGGCGGCCCCAACCTCACCGGCCGGTTGCTCGCGGCGGGGGCGGTGGACGAGCTGTGCCTGACCGTGGCGCCGGTCCTCGTCGGGGGCAACGCGCCGCGCATGGCGGTGGGGCCGGCATCGACGCCCGCGCCGCTGACCCGCCGGCACCTCCTCGCCGGCGACGACGGCGCGTTGTTCACCCGCTGGACCGTCGCACGGGGCCGGGACGAGCGGTGA
- the hemQ gene encoding hydrogen peroxide-dependent heme synthase has translation MAKLDYAKLNSTVRYLMFSVFHVTPGELGEDRSAAISEAEEFFGGLEGRGVELRGLYDIQGMRAEADWMMWTHAERIEDLQKVYTDLRRTTALGRASTPYWSNAALHRPAEFNKSHVPAFIAGEDPGDYVCVYPFVRSYDWYVLPDEDRRRMLAEHGMGARAYPHVRANTVPAFALGDYEWILAFEGPVLADIVDLMRDLRASEARLHVREEVPFFTGPRVPAARLIEALP, from the coding sequence ATGGCGAAACTCGACTACGCGAAGCTCAACTCCACCGTCCGCTACCTGATGTTCTCGGTGTTCCATGTGACGCCGGGCGAGCTGGGGGAGGACCGTTCGGCGGCGATCTCCGAGGCCGAGGAGTTCTTCGGCGGACTCGAGGGGCGCGGCGTCGAGCTGCGCGGGCTCTACGACATCCAGGGCATGCGCGCCGAGGCCGACTGGATGATGTGGACCCACGCCGAGCGCATCGAGGACCTGCAGAAGGTGTACACGGACCTGCGCCGCACCACCGCGCTGGGGCGCGCCAGCACACCGTACTGGAGCAACGCCGCGCTGCACCGTCCCGCCGAGTTCAACAAGAGCCACGTGCCCGCGTTCATCGCCGGCGAGGATCCGGGCGACTACGTCTGCGTGTACCCGTTCGTCCGCTCCTACGACTGGTACGTGCTGCCCGACGAGGACCGGCGCCGCATGCTCGCGGAGCACGGCATGGGCGCCCGCGCCTACCCGCACGTGCGGGCCAACACGGTCCCGGCGTTCGCGCTGGGCGACTACGAGTGGATCCTCGCGTTCGAGGGGCCGGTGCTGGCCGACATCGTGGACCTCATGCGTGACCTGCGCGCCAGCGAAGCCCGGCTGCACGTGCGCGAGGAGGTCCCGTTCTTCACCGGGCCGCGGGTGCCGGCCGCCCGGCTCATCGAAGCCCTGCCCTGA
- the hemG gene encoding protoporphyrinogen oxidase produces MGAGAPLRVAVVGGGVSGLVAAHRVRSLLGGACRIALFEQSGRLGGKLRTVPLAGVPMEVGAEAFLARRPEVPALLAELGLDGEVVHPAGRSPLLRAGGRLRAVPTGTLMGIPADPASLSGLLGASAAEAARRDAAPMSWAPGFDTTVGELVRCRYGAAVVERCVDPLLGGVYSGSAGTIGVRAALPGLARALDAGAPSLGRAVAAAAEESRRAAGTGPVFGALRGGYSRLVDALARQSGAEIRMRTAVTAVERAGGSADGAWRLVVEPADGTGSDRGRRVLHVDAVILALPAPRAARLLRTAAAVAAAEAARIPLADSAVVALALPFDTALPDASGVLVATGERGVGAKACTLSSNKWPHLAPVDEAGVRLLRLSYGRYGAAEVVGESDGDLVARARGDLYALLGVDAAPVDVHVQRWRGGLPQYGAGHEDRVAAIETAVAGLPALGVAGSAWHGVGVPACIGGARAAAESVVGDITR; encoded by the coding sequence ATGGGCGCGGGCGCGCCGCTGCGCGTCGCCGTCGTGGGCGGCGGGGTGAGCGGATTGGTGGCGGCGCACCGCGTCCGTTCGCTGCTGGGCGGCGCCTGCCGCATCGCGCTGTTCGAGCAGTCGGGGCGGCTCGGCGGCAAGCTCCGCACCGTTCCGCTCGCCGGTGTGCCCATGGAGGTCGGCGCGGAGGCCTTCCTGGCCCGCCGTCCCGAGGTGCCGGCGCTGCTGGCGGAGCTGGGGCTGGACGGCGAGGTGGTGCACCCTGCGGGTCGCTCCCCGCTGCTGCGCGCCGGGGGCCGGCTGCGTGCCGTGCCGACGGGCACCCTGATGGGGATCCCCGCCGACCCGGCGTCGCTGTCCGGCCTGCTGGGCGCGTCCGCCGCGGAGGCGGCGCGGCGCGACGCGGCCCCGATGTCGTGGGCACCCGGCTTCGACACCACGGTGGGGGAGCTGGTGCGGTGCCGCTACGGCGCCGCGGTGGTGGAGAGGTGCGTCGACCCGCTGCTGGGCGGGGTGTACTCGGGGTCGGCGGGGACGATCGGCGTGCGGGCGGCGCTGCCCGGCCTGGCCCGGGCGCTCGACGCGGGAGCGCCGTCGCTGGGACGGGCAGTGGCCGCCGCGGCGGAGGAATCCCGGCGGGCCGCCGGCACCGGGCCGGTGTTCGGGGCGCTGCGCGGGGGGTACTCCCGGCTCGTCGACGCCCTCGCCCGGCAGAGCGGGGCGGAGATCCGCATGCGCACGGCGGTGACCGCGGTCGAGCGGGCCGGAGGATCGGCGGACGGAGCCTGGCGGCTCGTCGTCGAGCCCGCGGACGGGACCGGGTCGGACCGTGGCCGGCGTGTGCTGCACGTCGACGCGGTGATCCTGGCGCTGCCGGCGCCCCGGGCGGCGCGGCTGCTGCGGACGGCGGCGGCCGTGGCCGCGGCCGAGGCCGCGCGGATACCCCTCGCCGATTCCGCCGTCGTCGCGCTCGCCCTGCCCTTCGATACCGCGCTGCCCGACGCGTCGGGGGTGCTGGTCGCCACCGGGGAACGGGGGGTGGGCGCCAAAGCCTGCACCCTGTCGAGCAACAAATGGCCGCACCTCGCCCCGGTCGACGAGGCGGGCGTCCGGTTGCTGCGGCTGTCGTACGGCCGGTACGGCGCCGCGGAGGTCGTCGGCGAATCCGACGGGGACCTCGTCGCCCGGGCACGCGGCGACCTGTACGCCCTGCTGGGCGTCGACGCTGCACCGGTGGACGTGCACGTGCAGCGCTGGCGCGGCGGGCTGCCGCAGTACGGTGCAGGTCACGAGGACAGGGTCGCCGCGATCGAAACGGCGGTGGCGGGGCTGCCCGCGCTCGGCGTCGCCGGCAGCGCCTGGCACGGGGTCGGCGTGCCGGCATGCATAGGCGGGGCGCGCGCGGCGGCGGAATCGGTCGTGGGGGACATCACACGCTGA
- the msrB gene encoding peptide-methionine (R)-S-oxide reductase MsrB yields MTSGQLPAPQVERSDAEWRAQLTPDEYAVLRQAGTERPFIGEYTDTTDEGVYECRACGAELFRSTEKFHSHCGWPSFFDPAQSDAVILREDASMGMVRTEVLCRNCHSHLGHVFTGEGYPTPTDQRYCINSISLRLKPA; encoded by the coding sequence ATGACTTCCGGACAGTTGCCAGCCCCCCAGGTCGAGCGCTCCGATGCGGAGTGGCGCGCGCAGCTCACCCCCGACGAGTACGCGGTGCTGCGGCAGGCCGGCACCGAACGCCCGTTCATCGGCGAGTACACCGACACCACAGACGAGGGCGTCTACGAGTGCCGCGCCTGCGGCGCCGAGTTGTTCCGCAGCACCGAGAAGTTCCACTCGCACTGCGGCTGGCCGTCGTTCTTCGACCCCGCACAGTCCGACGCGGTGATCCTGCGCGAGGACGCGAGCATGGGCATGGTGCGCACCGAGGTGCTGTGCCGCAACTGCCACAGCCACCTGGGCCACGTGTTCACCGGCGAGGGCTATCCGACGCCCACCGACCAGCGGTACTGCATCAACTCGATCTCGCTGCGCCTCAAGCCCGCCTAG
- a CDS encoding alpha/beta hydrolase, whose product MANGYLIRQAAAAAVAADVLAPPKEMATSVFAMFGGWLGAELAPHALAALAVDSGQHLLRHGLRGGADRAGLALGAAAAAGFGASLAISRRAGGAVQDAFEADLPDADRALLDEIPAVDTAIPYRALVNPFRMARPGVFRRRNLTYGDGSKRTRLNVYSRSDSPGGAPILLQIHGGGWVIGNKDQQGIPLMEEMASRGWVCAAVNYPLSPRARWPEHLIAVKKAVAWLRANAADLGADPEFIAVTGGSAGGHLTAMTALTGHDTDLQPGFEDQDVAVQAAVPMYGVYDFAAETGIRATSKRVHSPLSPIVLGRGAQFPDAYRAASPLAHLNADAPPFLVVHGSNDVFIPAQEARIFAEKLRAESRQPVVYAEIPGAQHAFDVFPSVRTVAVVRQAARFLEWSLLRSGRALPDR is encoded by the coding sequence ATGGCCAACGGGTATCTGATCAGGCAGGCGGCGGCGGCCGCGGTGGCAGCGGACGTGCTCGCGCCGCCCAAGGAGATGGCGACGTCGGTGTTCGCGATGTTCGGCGGCTGGCTGGGCGCGGAGCTGGCCCCGCACGCCTTGGCGGCGCTGGCGGTGGACAGCGGGCAGCACCTGCTCCGGCACGGACTGCGCGGCGGGGCGGACAGGGCGGGCCTGGCGCTGGGGGCGGCCGCGGCCGCGGGGTTCGGGGCGTCGCTGGCGATCAGCCGCCGTGCCGGCGGCGCGGTGCAGGACGCGTTCGAGGCCGACCTGCCCGACGCGGACCGCGCTCTCCTGGACGAGATCCCCGCCGTGGACACGGCGATCCCGTACCGGGCGCTGGTCAACCCGTTCCGGATGGCGCGGCCCGGCGTGTTCCGCCGCCGCAACCTCACCTACGGCGACGGCTCCAAACGCACGCGCCTCAATGTCTACAGCCGCAGCGACAGTCCCGGCGGCGCCCCGATCCTGCTGCAGATCCACGGCGGCGGCTGGGTCATCGGCAACAAGGACCAGCAGGGCATCCCGCTGATGGAGGAGATGGCGTCGCGCGGGTGGGTGTGCGCGGCCGTGAACTACCCGCTTTCGCCCCGCGCGCGCTGGCCCGAGCACCTGATCGCGGTGAAGAAGGCCGTGGCGTGGCTGCGCGCCAACGCCGCGGACCTGGGTGCGGATCCGGAGTTCATCGCCGTCACCGGCGGCTCGGCCGGCGGGCACCTCACCGCGATGACTGCGCTCACCGGGCACGACACGGACCTGCAGCCGGGCTTCGAGGACCAGGACGTGGCGGTGCAGGCCGCGGTGCCGATGTACGGGGTCTACGACTTCGCCGCCGAGACCGGCATCCGCGCCACGAGCAAACGCGTGCACTCGCCGCTGAGTCCCATCGTCCTGGGCCGCGGGGCGCAGTTCCCCGACGCCTACCGCGCCGCGTCGCCGCTGGCGCACCTGAACGCCGATGCGCCGCCGTTCCTCGTCGTGCACGGGAGCAACGACGTGTTCATCCCGGCGCAGGAGGCGCGGATCTTCGCGGAGAAGCTGCGCGCCGAATCGCGGCAGCCGGTGGTGTACGCGGAGATCCCCGGCGCCCAGCACGCATTCGACGTGTTCCCGTCGGTGCGCACGGTGGCCGTGGTCCGCCAGGCGGCCCGCTTCCTGGAATGGTCGCTGCTCAGGAGCGGCCGCGCCCTGCCAGATCGGTGA